Proteins from one Choloepus didactylus isolate mChoDid1 chromosome 4, mChoDid1.pri, whole genome shotgun sequence genomic window:
- the FAM219B gene encoding protein FAM219B isoform X1 → MAAAEPGGRAARASAPRTRSGGVPDRAAGAAAQPSGRSGGEIPRLGGRTPAVEKRGPYMVTRAPSIQAKLQKHRDLAKAILRRKVMLGASPNRPDSSGKRSVKFNKGYTALSQSADENLVSLDSDSDGELESRYSSGYSSAEQVNQDVSRQLLQDGYHLDEIPDDEDLDLIPPKPMASSTCSCCWCCPGDSSSCTLQ, encoded by the exons ATGGCTGCCGCGGAGCCTGGCGGGCGCGCGGCGCGGGCGTCTGCCCCGAGAACCCGGTCCGGCGGGGTCCCGGACCGCGCGGCAGGAGCTGCGGCCCAGCCCTCTGGGCGAAGCGGCGGCGAAATTCCCCGGTTGGGGGGGCGGACCCCCGCCGTGGAGAAGCGGGGGCCGTACATGGTGACGCGCGCGCCTTCCATTCAAGCCAAGCTGC AGAAGCACCGGGACCTGGCCAAGGCCATTCTGCGGAGAAAAGTCATGCTGGGGGCCTCGCCGAATCGCCCCGATTCTTCAGGGAAAAG GTCAGTGAAGTTTAACAAGGGCTATACTGCTCTTAGCCAGAGTGCAGATGAAAACCTGGTGTCCCTCGACTCTGACAG tgATGGGGAGCTGGAATCCAGATACTCCTCTGGGTATTCCTCTGCAGAG CAGGTAAACCAGGATGTGAGCCGGCAGCTACTGCAGGATGGGTATCACCTGGATGAGATTCCAGATGATGAGGACTTGGACCTCATTCCCCCCAAGCCCATGGCCTCCTCAACATGCTCTTGCTGCTGGTGCTGTCCTGGGGACTCATCCTCCTGCACCCTCCAGTAG
- the FAM219B gene encoding protein FAM219B isoform X2: MAAAEPGGRAARASAPRTRSGGVPDRAAGAAAQPSGRSGGEIPRLGGRTPAVEKRGPYMVTRAPSIQAKLQKHRDLAKAILRRKVMLGASPNRPDSSGKRSVKFNKGYTALSQSADENLVSLDSDSDGELESRYSSGYSSAEVNQDVSRQLLQDGYHLDEIPDDEDLDLIPPKPMASSTCSCCWCCPGDSSSCTLQ; this comes from the exons ATGGCTGCCGCGGAGCCTGGCGGGCGCGCGGCGCGGGCGTCTGCCCCGAGAACCCGGTCCGGCGGGGTCCCGGACCGCGCGGCAGGAGCTGCGGCCCAGCCCTCTGGGCGAAGCGGCGGCGAAATTCCCCGGTTGGGGGGGCGGACCCCCGCCGTGGAGAAGCGGGGGCCGTACATGGTGACGCGCGCGCCTTCCATTCAAGCCAAGCTGC AGAAGCACCGGGACCTGGCCAAGGCCATTCTGCGGAGAAAAGTCATGCTGGGGGCCTCGCCGAATCGCCCCGATTCTTCAGGGAAAAG GTCAGTGAAGTTTAACAAGGGCTATACTGCTCTTAGCCAGAGTGCAGATGAAAACCTGGTGTCCCTCGACTCTGACAG tgATGGGGAGCTGGAATCCAGATACTCCTCTGGGTATTCCTCTGCAGAG GTAAACCAGGATGTGAGCCGGCAGCTACTGCAGGATGGGTATCACCTGGATGAGATTCCAGATGATGAGGACTTGGACCTCATTCCCCCCAAGCCCATGGCCTCCTCAACATGCTCTTGCTGCTGGTGCTGTCCTGGGGACTCATCCTCCTGCACCCTCCAGTAG